One region of Sulfurisphaera ohwakuensis genomic DNA includes:
- a CDS encoding nicotinate phosphoribosyltransferase — translation MKFYIASEEDILSGKITDIYFERAEQTLKHLGISNVKVRMEIHSYGLPEGYKWAVFAGLEEVLRLFEGKPVDIYAMPEGTLFKEIEPVMIIEGNYLDFGVFETAFLGMLRHSSSIATKAARIKSLAMDKTVLFFGLRALHPAIAPMADRSAYIGGCDGISGAFDREYFNIEPSGTMPHALMLVVGDNVKAWKAFDEAMPPSVPRIILSDTFEDERTEALKAAELLKDRIYGVRLDTPSSRRGNFRKIIQEVRWTLDIHGYNNVKIIVSGGIDEDDVVNLRDVVDGFGVGTSIAFPPSVDFSADIVEKYVDGKWIPFTKRGKWPGAKQVYRCGSTPDHDVITLLDGKPPSSDCRPLLVKYMENGKLTRSLPSIKEIREYVLQQLKKITQQ, via the coding sequence ATGAAATTTTATATTGCATCTGAAGAGGATATACTTTCTGGAAAAATAACGGATATTTATTTTGAAAGAGCGGAACAAACTTTGAAGCACTTGGGAATTTCAAATGTAAAAGTAAGAATGGAAATTCATTCTTATGGTTTACCAGAAGGATATAAATGGGCTGTATTTGCAGGCCTCGAGGAGGTGCTTAGGCTTTTTGAAGGAAAACCAGTTGATATTTATGCTATGCCAGAAGGTACTTTATTTAAGGAAATAGAACCAGTAATGATAATAGAAGGAAATTACTTAGATTTTGGGGTATTTGAGACTGCATTTCTAGGAATGCTAAGGCATTCCTCTAGTATAGCTACGAAAGCAGCTAGAATAAAAAGTTTAGCTATGGATAAGACTGTGTTATTTTTTGGATTAAGAGCTTTACATCCAGCAATAGCTCCTATGGCGGATAGGTCAGCTTATATAGGCGGTTGTGATGGGATCTCAGGAGCTTTTGATAGAGAATATTTTAATATAGAACCTTCTGGAACAATGCCTCATGCATTAATGTTAGTTGTTGGTGATAATGTAAAAGCGTGGAAGGCATTTGATGAGGCTATGCCTCCAAGCGTTCCAAGGATAATATTGTCTGATACATTTGAGGATGAAAGAACTGAAGCACTAAAGGCAGCCGAATTACTGAAGGATAGAATTTATGGTGTAAGGTTAGATACCCCATCTAGTAGAAGGGGCAATTTTAGGAAAATTATTCAAGAGGTAAGATGGACATTAGATATACATGGTTATAATAACGTTAAGATTATTGTAAGTGGAGGTATAGATGAAGATGATGTAGTAAATTTAAGAGATGTTGTAGATGGTTTTGGTGTAGGAACTAGTATAGCATTTCCTCCAAGTGTAGATTTTAGTGCTGATATTGTTGAAAAATACGTTGATGGTAAGTGGATTCCATTCACTAAAAGAGGAAAATGGCCTGGAGCTAAACAAGTTTATAGATGTGGGTCTACACCTGATCATGACGTTATAACACTTCTTGATGGGAAGCCTCCTTCTTCTGATTGTCGTCCTTTATTAGTCAAATATATGGAAAATGGAAAATTAACAAGAAGTTTGCCTTCTATAAAAGAAATAAGGGAGTATGTGTTACAACAATTAAAGAAAATTACTCAACAATAA
- a CDS encoding phosphate signaling complex PhoU family protein: MEVRRVQKFGKSTLMVSLPAEWVKEVGLNAGESVYLEVDEDGSLKIYPPNMKIQGSPREIKVVISNLVMPEIITRIIYGLYILGFDRIEIESKEKLFSEDLLRKIKESVRSLIGFEITVQNVDYIQIQSFLDPTKYTMNSLLNRLINNLKQMLHYLSLGIKEGSRTFLQETIELEREIDRLYYLALRQLILSQSNRSLAYMIGVKRIQLIGNRILIKAIEEAADEISEAANDLLALPPQDLDEIKKYWNQFNDLIEQSTVIINHAIKVLNKEDIKLINEAMEELRTLRRILIAEATKTDSMDDYRLIIVIRSVNLRLYNAIRRMEPIVEIAFNRSLENTKEIIVE, encoded by the coding sequence ATGGAAGTACGTAGGGTTCAAAAATTTGGGAAATCAACATTAATGGTTTCCCTACCAGCTGAATGGGTAAAAGAAGTAGGATTAAATGCTGGGGAGAGCGTATATTTAGAAGTTGATGAAGATGGAAGCCTAAAAATCTATCCGCCAAATATGAAAATTCAAGGCTCTCCTAGAGAAATAAAAGTAGTCATCTCTAATCTTGTAATGCCAGAAATAATTACTAGAATAATATATGGACTTTATATTCTAGGTTTCGATAGGATAGAAATAGAGAGTAAGGAAAAATTATTCAGTGAGGATTTGCTCAGAAAAATTAAAGAATCAGTAAGAAGTTTAATTGGTTTTGAAATTACTGTACAGAATGTTGATTATATACAAATTCAATCTTTCTTAGACCCTACAAAATATACTATGAACAGTCTACTTAATAGGCTTATAAACAACCTAAAACAAATGCTCCACTATCTAAGTCTAGGTATAAAAGAAGGTAGTAGAACATTCTTACAAGAAACAATAGAATTAGAAAGAGAAATAGATCGTTTATATTATTTAGCACTAAGACAACTCATACTCTCACAATCTAATAGAAGCTTAGCATATATGATAGGGGTAAAAAGAATCCAGTTAATTGGAAATAGAATATTAATAAAAGCTATCGAAGAGGCTGCTGATGAAATAAGTGAAGCAGCAAATGATTTACTTGCATTACCCCCACAAGATTTAGATGAAATAAAGAAATACTGGAATCAATTTAATGATTTAATAGAACAATCTACAGTAATAATAAATCATGCTATAAAAGTTCTTAATAAAGAAGATATTAAATTAATAAATGAAGCCATGGAAGAACTAAGAACATTAAGAAGAATATTAATAGCAGAAGCCACTAAAACCGATTCCATGGATGATTACAGATTAATTATAGTAATAAGAAGTGTAAACCTAAGACTGTACAATGCTATAAGAAGAATGGAACCAATAGTTGAAATAGCATTCAATAGAAGTTTAGAAAATACAAAAGAAATTATTGTTGAGTAA
- a CDS encoding DUF711 family protein, producing MKIRALTIFVTNFDKNKINDYIQKLEEIKDEKIWTKRIALPPTPRDLSLDKIADLIPIDSKEIIFSLFHLKSNDNRIKELAGILHTNDKIYASILLKRPEETKDVSDFIYSLDPEISTRVAVLIYDDFLLTPYFPVGSANTVTDSIGVSVLFANDYLQGKGNISLINANEIAAKYAKDFKVRYLGVDISLSPWMTESVADIIENKSGKLFSPGNTFAVFGINKELFNLAWQNKIKPIGFSEVMLPVAEDITLMKRVEEESLKLPHLQQLTFACVAGLDMVAITRDKDLYYKIFLDSIAIQFNKRRPYGIRIIPSTGSRYIFINGYGKIPEIKTV from the coding sequence ATGAAAATAAGGGCATTAACAATATTCGTTACGAATTTTGACAAAAATAAAATAAATGATTATATTCAAAAACTAGAGGAAATAAAAGACGAGAAAATATGGACAAAAAGGATTGCTTTACCACCAACACCTAGAGACTTGTCTTTAGATAAAATAGCAGATCTCATTCCTATAGACTCTAAGGAAATTATTTTCTCACTATTTCATTTAAAATCTAATGATAATAGGATAAAGGAATTAGCAGGGATATTACATACAAATGATAAGATTTACGCTTCAATTTTACTTAAAAGACCAGAAGAGACCAAAGATGTATCAGATTTTATATACTCCTTAGATCCTGAGATTTCAACTAGAGTAGCTGTCCTAATCTATGATGATTTCCTTTTAACTCCATATTTTCCAGTAGGATCCGCAAATACAGTAACTGACTCTATTGGCGTATCTGTATTATTTGCTAATGATTATCTACAAGGTAAAGGAAACATAAGCTTGATTAATGCAAACGAAATTGCGGCAAAATATGCTAAAGACTTTAAAGTTAGGTATTTAGGCGTTGATATTTCACTTTCCCCGTGGATGACTGAGAGTGTTGCTGATATAATAGAAAATAAAAGTGGAAAACTATTTTCGCCTGGTAATACTTTTGCAGTTTTTGGTATTAACAAGGAATTATTCAATTTAGCATGGCAAAATAAAATAAAACCTATAGGCTTCTCTGAAGTTATGTTACCAGTTGCCGAAGATATAACATTAATGAAAAGAGTTGAAGAGGAAAGTCTAAAATTACCTCATTTGCAACAACTCACATTTGCTTGTGTTGCAGGATTGGACATGGTAGCAATAACCAGGGATAAAGATCTATATTATAAAATATTTCTTGATAGTATTGCAATTCAATTTAATAAAAGAAGACCTTATGGTATAAGAATTATTCCATCTACTGGTTCAAGATATATATTTATTAATGGTTATGGCAAAATACCCGAGATTAAAACTGTCTGA
- a CDS encoding DsrE/DsrF/DrsH-like family protein codes for MQKLIILVSNNSLDAMYHALTLALSAKALGWGVKVFITSQAVALFIKGSKRKFSMPFLARLFLNLQMKRLKITDAEKMLEEALKEGVEFYVDEVGLKIIGASKEDLIDGVKLSGSITFLTEAKEADVVISL; via the coding sequence ATGCAGAAACTTATTATTCTTGTATCTAATAATAGCCTTGATGCGATGTATCATGCTCTTACTTTAGCATTATCAGCTAAAGCTTTGGGTTGGGGTGTTAAAGTATTTATAACTTCTCAAGCTGTGGCTTTATTTATTAAAGGTTCAAAGAGAAAATTTTCTATGCCATTTCTCGCAAGATTATTCTTAAATTTACAAATGAAGAGACTAAAGATAACTGATGCTGAAAAAATGTTAGAAGAGGCACTGAAAGAAGGTGTAGAGTTTTACGTTGATGAGGTAGGTTTGAAAATAATAGGTGCTAGTAAAGAAGATTTGATTGATGGTGTGAAATTATCTGGTAGTATAACTTTTTTAACAGAGGCAAAAGAAGCTGATGTGGTGATCTCTTTATGA
- a CDS encoding sulfurtransferase TusA family protein: MIIDSDDVCPVVLVQTLRAFRDAREGEEIVVKTKWEAAVQELKKWCDETGNTYIGWEKEGNKYVIKMKKGK, encoded by the coding sequence ATGATAATTGATTCTGATGACGTGTGTCCAGTAGTTCTAGTTCAAACATTAAGGGCTTTTAGAGACGCTAGGGAAGGTGAGGAAATAGTAGTTAAAACAAAGTGGGAAGCTGCTGTACAAGAATTAAAAAAATGGTGTGATGAGACCGGTAATACATACATTGGTTGGGAGAAAGAAGGGAATAAATATGTTATTAAAATGAAGAAAGGAAAATAA
- a CDS encoding cysteine synthase family protein — MQGMWPTPLLKLNIGNDVWAKLEFYNPFSHSIKDRTALFLFKEAIKQNAKSIVEATSGNTGIALSALSSIFKINFTVFIPSTAPSSFKVLMKILGANVISAGNSTTELLPLVKKLSEFNGYTHLDQFHNEINVLAHYETTAKEIDEQTKVSGIKVKRIIATMGTAGHIVGIAKYFKEKYGDDVEIIGVEPAQGERIPGIKRVTDDKDNKFLKIAKIDKIIEIKFREAVEGVIDVARNDGILIGLSSGATVSAYKKVIRESKGEGATILIFPDDAFKYVNELEEYV; from the coding sequence ATGCAAGGAATGTGGCCTACTCCATTATTAAAGTTAAATATAGGTAATGATGTATGGGCTAAATTAGAGTTCTATAATCCTTTTAGTCACAGTATTAAGGATAGAACTGCTCTATTCTTATTTAAAGAAGCAATCAAGCAAAACGCTAAATCAATAGTTGAGGCAACTTCTGGCAATACTGGAATAGCTCTTTCTGCATTATCTTCTATATTTAAAATAAATTTTACAGTGTTTATACCATCTACAGCTCCTTCATCATTCAAAGTCTTAATGAAAATTTTGGGTGCAAACGTTATTTCAGCAGGAAATTCTACAACTGAGCTCTTACCTTTAGTGAAGAAACTAAGTGAATTTAACGGGTATACTCATCTGGATCAGTTTCATAATGAGATTAATGTTTTAGCTCATTATGAAACTACAGCTAAAGAAATTGATGAACAAACTAAAGTTTCTGGTATTAAAGTTAAAAGGATAATAGCTACTATGGGAACTGCTGGACATATTGTAGGTATAGCTAAGTATTTTAAAGAGAAATATGGTGATGATGTAGAAATTATAGGTGTTGAACCTGCGCAAGGAGAGCGTATACCTGGAATAAAAAGAGTTACAGATGATAAGGATAATAAGTTCCTTAAAATTGCTAAGATTGATAAGATAATAGAGATTAAGTTTAGGGAGGCTGTAGAGGGAGTAATAGATGTTGCTAGAAATGATGGTATTTTAATAGGTTTAAGCTCTGGTGCCACTGTTTCTGCATACAAAAAAGTGATAAGAGAAAGTAAGGGTGAAGGTGCTACTATTTTAATATTCCCAGATGACGCATTTAAGTACGTTAATGAATTAGAGGAGTATGTATAA
- the moaA gene encoding GTP 3',8-cyclase MoaA, whose translation MIDRFGRPIEDLRVTLTHVCNFSCFFCHMEGEDNSQSLLSPEEISLVAKVGIEYGIRSVKLTGGEPTLRRDLLRIIRELKDVGIKEVSMTTNGVLLSTLAWKLKEVGLDRVNVSLHSLDKQLFKEITGVDALDKVIEGIKEAIKAGLRPLKLNFVLTKKNISQLDNIINFAIETGVDELHLIELHPVGLGKNTFEYHEKLESIEKILKEKADKIEIRSKHYRPRYYLNNLVIEVVKPYANPIFCAGCNRIRLTADGKLKTCLYRQDKEIDIMDILRGDFSLEEKIELIREAYEIAIAIREPNFKYRVESYAPS comes from the coding sequence ATGATTGATAGATTTGGAAGGCCGATTGAGGATTTAAGAGTAACTTTAACTCATGTGTGCAATTTTTCTTGTTTTTTCTGTCATATGGAAGGAGAAGACAATTCTCAGAGTTTGTTGTCTCCAGAAGAAATTTCTTTGGTAGCTAAAGTAGGAATTGAATATGGAATAAGATCAGTTAAACTTACTGGTGGAGAACCAACTCTAAGACGGGATTTATTGCGAATTATTAGAGAGTTAAAAGATGTAGGTATAAAAGAAGTTTCTATGACAACAAACGGTGTTCTTTTATCTACGTTAGCATGGAAACTTAAAGAAGTTGGACTAGATAGAGTTAATGTAAGTTTACACTCATTAGATAAACAGCTTTTCAAGGAGATTACTGGAGTTGACGCACTAGATAAGGTTATTGAAGGAATAAAAGAAGCTATTAAGGCTGGATTAAGACCATTAAAATTAAATTTTGTATTAACTAAGAAAAATATATCGCAATTAGATAATATAATTAATTTTGCTATTGAAACTGGAGTAGATGAACTACATTTAATAGAACTTCATCCAGTAGGATTAGGTAAAAATACATTTGAATATCATGAAAAATTGGAAAGTATAGAGAAAATATTAAAAGAGAAAGCTGATAAAATAGAAATAAGAAGTAAACATTATAGACCAAGATATTATCTTAATAATTTAGTCATTGAGGTTGTGAAACCGTATGCAAACCCAATTTTTTGTGCTGGATGTAATAGAATAAGACTAACAGCTGACGGCAAATTAAAGACTTGTTTATATAGACAAGATAAAGAAATAGACATAATGGATATATTACGTGGTGATTTTAGTTTAGAAGAAAAAATTGAATTAATACGTGAAGCCTATGAAATAGCAATAGCTATAAGAGAACCTAATTTTAAATATAGGGTTGAGAGTTATGCGCCTTCATAA
- a CDS encoding M24 family metallopeptidase — protein sequence MRLHKLKELLEVKGLKCAIITSPASIFYLTGYDYITTDIGNFVALIYCDGIATLIVPLLELYRAQDKVKEIDLVAYSTTLEGEKIIKGSLKDAILNFIKENKIGLDIQNTSSIFYNYFSKFEIIDLSKDISIMRSVKDQEELELIKRAGDITTAAMKIAQDKLTNSEISEKYLAGIIDMTMRTEGAEDYAFPSIVAFAENSAFPHHIPSDKVIKEGQNAVVDIGARYEKYCFDSTRTFLKGENYEIKKIYEIVLQAQLEAIDKVKEGVKASEVDLAARRVIEKAGYGKHFIHSTGHGVGIEVHEYPSISPTSDAELKENMVITIEPGIYLKNKFGIRIEDTVIVTKRKPIVLETTFKYL from the coding sequence ATGCGCCTTCATAAGCTTAAAGAACTATTAGAAGTAAAAGGATTAAAATGTGCAATAATAACCAGTCCAGCTAGTATATTTTACCTAACTGGATATGATTATATAACGACGGATATAGGTAACTTTGTTGCTTTAATTTATTGTGATGGTATAGCTACTCTTATAGTTCCTTTACTAGAATTATATAGGGCACAAGATAAGGTAAAAGAAATAGATTTAGTTGCATATAGTACGACATTAGAAGGAGAAAAGATTATTAAAGGTTCTTTAAAAGATGCAATTCTTAATTTTATCAAAGAAAATAAAATTGGTTTAGATATTCAAAATACTTCTTCAATATTTTATAATTATTTTAGTAAATTTGAAATAATAGACCTCTCAAAGGATATTTCTATCATGAGATCAGTAAAAGACCAAGAAGAATTAGAATTAATTAAGAGGGCTGGAGATATAACTACTGCTGCGATGAAAATTGCTCAGGACAAGTTAACTAACTCAGAAATATCAGAAAAATATCTAGCTGGTATAATAGACATGACTATGAGAACTGAGGGTGCAGAAGATTATGCATTTCCTAGTATTGTTGCTTTTGCAGAAAATTCTGCTTTTCCTCATCATATTCCCTCTGATAAAGTAATAAAAGAAGGACAAAATGCTGTCGTAGATATAGGAGCAAGGTATGAAAAATATTGTTTTGATAGTACTAGGACGTTTTTAAAAGGCGAAAACTACGAAATAAAGAAAATTTACGAAATAGTTTTACAAGCTCAATTAGAGGCTATTGATAAAGTAAAAGAAGGCGTAAAGGCTTCAGAAGTTGATTTGGCAGCAAGACGTGTGATTGAAAAAGCTGGTTATGGGAAACACTTTATTCATTCTACAGGTCATGGTGTAGGTATTGAAGTTCATGAATATCCTTCAATTTCACCCACTTCAGACGCTGAACTTAAAGAAAATATGGTAATAACTATTGAGCCAGGAATATACCTAAAGAATAAATTTGGAATTAGAATAGAAGATACAGTTATTGTAACAAAGAGAAAACCCATTGTTCTTGAGACTACATTCAAGTATTTATAA
- the folE gene encoding GTP cyclohydrolase I FolE — translation MEETLNQEKMVEEIAKRIREILEILGENPDREGLRETPLRVARALLEMTSGLRTPQPQIKTFNLSEDGISEVEDQIILVKNIGFSSLCEHHLLPIIGKVHVAYIVGQERKVAGFSKIIRIVNYYASRPQIQERLVQQIADAIMNSDIHPKGVMVIGDALHMCAYVRGVKDREASLLSVATRGLFKNNVSLRNYVFRLLETSKKTSLL, via the coding sequence ATGGAAGAGACATTAAACCAAGAAAAGATGGTTGAAGAGATAGCTAAAAGGATAAGAGAGATCCTTGAAATTTTAGGGGAAAACCCTGATAGGGAAGGACTAAGAGAAACTCCATTAAGGGTAGCTAGAGCTTTATTAGAAATGACAAGTGGACTTAGAACTCCTCAACCTCAAATTAAAACATTTAACCTATCCGAAGATGGTATATCTGAAGTTGAAGACCAAATTATACTTGTAAAGAATATAGGTTTTTCATCTTTATGTGAGCATCATTTACTACCTATTATAGGAAAAGTACATGTAGCATATATAGTAGGTCAAGAAAGAAAAGTAGCTGGTTTTAGTAAGATTATAAGGATTGTGAATTATTATGCATCAAGGCCACAAATTCAAGAAAGATTGGTTCAGCAAATTGCTGATGCTATAATGAATAGTGATATTCATCCAAAAGGTGTCATGGTTATAGGAGATGCTCTTCATATGTGTGCATACGTTAGGGGTGTTAAAGATAGAGAGGCAAGTTTATTATCAGTAGCAACGAGAGGGTTATTCAAAAATAATGTGTCATTAAGGAACTATGTATTTAGATTACTCGAAACGTCAAAGAAGACAAGTTTATTATAG